TTAGGAATCAATTCCGTCACCTGCTGATTGATCTTTAGACATCCCTCCCTCCCTGCCTCCCTCTCTCTCAGCTCTTCACGAATTCAGATTGCCTGCCACTGTCGCGTCAAACCGCCACCACCGTACCGTGCCTGGGGAATCTCCACAATGATTGGGTTTGGGAAGCAGAATTTTTTTTCTTCCAAACAAGGACCAGGGAGCGGTACCCTTTCTATATCGGATAGCGGAAAGCTACCCCCGTCCCCTTAACATCACTAATTCTATTACAGACGATGAGATGAAATACTTTTCAGACCAGCCTCTGTTTCGCTTCACTGTTGCCGAAATCAAGAGCTTCTTTCGAGAAAGCATGGCAAAATTATGCATTGCTAAGAAGATCAATGGCAAATGACATATAATTTAAAAACTACTTCATACATTAACATCATGCAAATATATCCATTTAAATCAGAGAATATTATACCGTTTAGTGCATTTTCCAAGCCAAGGTATTTAAACAAACACATCAGTTTGCTCATTTAAATAAACTACAAGGGAAtaaggagaagaaaaaaaaaaaaggtgaataTCCCCAAGCACATTCTAGTAAGGCATCCTTCCTTAGTTTCCTATATCCTCACTTCTCAGCATACTGTACCATTAAATTTTTGTCTTCATATTCTTTTTACAACAAAGCTTCACTTTGCTACTTCGGCTTAGGATCTCCGAATTGGCTGAGCTCGAGCCACTTCTTTGGTACTTCGCCTAGGGTTTTCCAAATTGGTTGAGCCACCCTTGAGTAGTCTTCACGCAAACCATATAAACTGATTTAAGAACCAGAACTTGATTTTTGAACCCAGACTTGTTTCTGTAAATTTATTATAGAGCACCATTAACCTTGTCGGATGAAACGTCCGTAAATGGGAATCCTAACTATGTAAAAATGTCGATGACTTAAAAGATTACCTCATGAGAACTGTGGGCAGAAGAAGCACCACCTCGTTTTGAAATCTTGCCATCATTTACAGTATCACCATCTTTAACAAAGTGTGCCTGTCCCCTGCGCCCAACATGTTTATAGGAGCCTAAAATAAACCCAACATCAGAATCATAACAATTTAAATAAAGAAACAGAGAAACACACAAAAATATAGAGTTTGTAGGAGAGAGACCATTATCAAGAGAAGCATGACTATTGCGTCCAGATCCAGGATTCCTGACATCTCCACTTCTTGTGCTGGAGAGTTCAAGTTTGGCATCTCCGCGACTTCCTACAAAAGGGAAAAAAACAAAGGGAAAATTTCATTTACTGAAGGGAAAGAGTATAAACTTATTCTAATTGAATATAGAAACCACTCATTTCTTATGGATGAAAACATCTTGTATAAGGGCAAGAACCTTCTGAAGGGTCCGGTTGAGATTGTGAATATTGAGAAGTAGAGGATGACAGAGATTCATCACTTGCATATAATCCATCGGAACGACGAAGTGTCCATACGCCGCGATCAGGTCTATCCTTGTTTCTAGTGCGCTTCTCTTGCTTCTCATTATAGAAACCATGCGAGTCATTTCCAAGACCTCTGTCTTCTGGAGTCCCATTTGAATCCTTCAGCGCAATCTGAGCATGGTGGGGCCGAGGCGGGCGTTTGTCCTTGTCCAAAATTCCAGCCTGCTCAGATTGAGAGCTTTGGCGTGCATCTTTATTCAGAAGTATGCTTCGGATAATCTTTCCACTGCTCTCATGCCGTTGGCTTTGCTTTGGAGCAGAACCAACTGTATTTCTAACTGTTGCATTCTGTTGCTGCGACATGCTGCTGGAATTCTACAAAAAGAATTCCAGATCAAAAAAATTTATATAGAAACATACAAAGCACTGTGGAAAATAGAGCATTCTAGATACAAAGAGGTACTCGTCGATTTCTAGGTTTCATTGTAAATTTCATTAGTTACTTCAAATTACGTAACAACTGAGCAATTAAATTTAAATCTGCATACTATGAGGTACATTCCCAACATCCCATCAGTCCTATGTCTGCCTTTTGACAGTTATTAGATATTGCATGTCTTATCTTATCCGAGACATGAGAAAAAAGCTTACATGAGAAAACTCTTTTTCCTTCCCCTTCAGCAGCAAGATTTTCTTCTTTCCAGCATCAGTAATTCCAGAAATCCCTGAAGCAAAACGAATCAGAAAAATACTGGGATCGATATTGACTTGATTACTAAGTACTAACAACAAATAAAAATCAAGGAAAAGAATAAAAGTGAGTATGGCGCTTTTAATTATGATCATCACAAGATGCAGAGCAGGAAGCAGAATCAAAAGTAGAACATTAAACCGTGATAAACACACAAACTACAACAAAAAATCCAAATAAGGCTAACTCATTTCATATTCATCCCTTTCCAAGAAATAAAAGAGTAACTTGCATAAAGCAAGTATAAAATAAGTCTTCAAGGGGTTAAAAGACATGAAAAGCAATCTCAAGATAGAAACGACAATCAAGAATATACTATATGAAACTGATTATATGTGAGCAGGAGAGAAGCACCACTACGATATTCGAATTCAGCTTACCAGCTGTGCTGCTATGATCTTCCAAAGCTTCACTGCCAACAGCACCCATAGGATTGCTATCTCTCTTTGCAACCAAAATTTGGGGTGATTTTTCTTTTCCGCCCTTTGTAGGATCCCGTAAAACATACTACCAGAAAACAAGGTATGCACATTAGTCCCGAATTTAAAAATGTCAACATGATCCATCAAAAGCAACAACTATGAAAAACAAATAAAAGCCAACAGCTTGAAACAAAAAAAGCCATGACGACATTAATGAAACTAGAAAATCAAAGCAGCATGTAGAGGAAAGAATCGATCATCACAATCCTAGAGCAGCTCCACTTATACACAGTAGTTGAAAACTCTATCTTTTAAGCATATTCTGATTGGAGTAGACTGAGATGTAGTGCTTTAAATGTGGGAAATGTTGCGCTTTTTCTAATTTTGACGCGTGGAAAATAATTTCCACATCATTAATATTTCATTACTTTTCTAATTGAGACTTAACTCTATTAAGTAGAACTTAAAATCTGTTAAATCCAATAACTCTTTTCCCCAAAATAGATAAACAAACCCTTAATTGTAAAACCATCCATGGCAGCTGATCGTCCCAACTGCTGCCGTCATCACCGCAGAAGTCCCACCCATCAGTGTCCCACCCATCAGTGCCACCACCACCACATCCCTAATTGCACCTCTAATCCACCACCAACATGACACCTGCAGCCCCCACCACCGCGATACCCATAAGGCCACAACTACCACCACCACACTAAAATCCATGAAAATCAGCACAACCGCTATCACCACCATCCTTCAACCGCGGTTGCCGCCACTCTCCACCGCCAAAGTTTCTCTTCGCCCAGTTTCATTTCAAAATTCGTAACAAATTCATTTCTACTCGAAACATACCAAAATACTTTCATTCGACTCGAAACATCCATATCTATCTTTTTTGTCCAATAGCATTCCCCTGATTCCACCCCGTTTACGAGATCTGGAGCTTCAAACTTAAGAGTTCTCTTCTTATGCGACGCTGAGATTTGATGTTATTTCTGATTCCAATCAGCCCTCGATGGCGGCTTCTTCTATCTCCTCTCATCAGACCGCATACATCGTTTTCTTCTTCCTCCTCTCATCAGGCCGCCACCGTTGTTTTCTCAGATGGGTTTTTGTGGTATTGGTGGTCAACTATTCTATAGGAGAAGGTTGGGTTAACGACGTTTGTTTTGAGTTAACGCTGTAACATATATGTAAAGAATGCTAGCAAGCAGAACTACAATGGCATAAAACCGGAAGGTTCGACAAATTGGTGGGTACAATAAACTTATAACAGAATTGATTCCATCAGTCAGCAATGATCAAGTATTGAAAGATAGACATGAGCATAAATACCATTGTGGTCGAATTCCTCCTCTTCTCAGAACCTCGTTTGGAAGAAGCTGAGCTAGAACGACCTGAGGATCCACCAGCCCTCCTGGTAAGTTTCCCATTAGCCAGTGTTCCCTATCACAAACAAGAAAGTTAAAAATCAATAAGTACGGAAAATGATCGATAGacaatagttaacatgattttcatAGTAAAGAAAGCCATCCATTTTTATCCCAACCCTCATTGATATGTGGCTCTAAGTTCAAGGATGGGAAGGGTATTTTTCATTATCAAGGAAAAATTTTATGTGATAAAGTTAACTACTACCTCCGTCCCAAATTAGATGCAAATTTTTACATGCAAAACAGAGGCAGTAATAAAGCAGCAACGACCAAGACGAAAAGAACAAGACATAAGGAAATGAAAAGGAGACTGAATGATATGTTGATAAAGGAGTATCGAGTAAGCTGATTCCAACAACATCCATTAACTAACTAGAAATTAGACATTTCTATATTAAAAACGGCAATAATTAAAAAGCCTGAAATAGACATGCTAGAACAAACAATCACAGTTTTCATTGGAATTGTTCAGCCTCAAAAGAAAAAATTTGAAATCACCAATGATTCAATATACCCGAGATACACCCTTTGCAGCTCTTTTTTGTCGAACAAAATCCATCAAGGGGGTAATTATAGGAGCTTCTTTTGCAGCACCTGATAAGACACAATGCAGAACAATAATTCAGGAGAGGGAGTTTCTTGTAGCTGTTATTCAAGACTGTTAAAACTGATTCAATATTCTGTAAATCAAAGCAAGTTTTGAGACAAACCAGCTCGTTCTGCTTCTCTTCTCTCCAGCTGTATCTCTGCACTAGGAAGATTCTCGACAGGTTTCGCAAGAAGCTCAAGGAACTCCAAATACTCAGGATCTAGAACAGAAAGAAAGCTTGTAACTACAGAAATAAAAATGATTCGACAAATAAGTCACGTATCCAAATCAAAACAAAGTCAAAAGTAAAAACCTCTGCCAATGGTCCCTTCGCGACCATCCTTTTTAGGCCACTGCTTTGGAACATGTTGTGAAGGAGCATACTCCACGATAGTTTTAAACTGAGTACCTAATACATAAAGGCAGGTTCTCACATCCCATAACTCAATGAATCAACTATATTTCTAATCTGACGACATGAAAACAAGAGGAACAAACATGATATTTCAACTAAAATTGTAGAAAGGACCCAAATTCCAGATTTACCATTTCCTCTATTAGTTGTCACAACTAGAGTACGGTTTGCTCAACTTCAATTATGGGATAAATttacattaacatcaaaacacccCTCGAAGAAGAATTTATGCAGTAAACCATCTCTCCGCATAAGACTTACCTTTCTCATTAACAAACACATGCCCATCGAAGAACTCAGCAAATTCAATAACATCCTCTGGCCGCTTGAAGTCGATATAAACCCTCGAATAAGACTGATTCTTCTGGCTGTTAACCACATATTGAACTAATATAAGAACAAGCGAAAGTGAAATATTCTATTGTAGGATAATTTGATTTCAGCATGATCCATAGTCTATCAAAATGCACGTCACCCCATCACCATTTGACGTAAAACTAACAAAAATCATGCGCAAGCTtcaaattaagaacacattaacaCTGTAACCAACCTGTTCTTCCCTTGACGAAATTTGGCCCAATTATAGCGACCAGCAAAACCAGCGTCGATTTGCGCCATGAGACTGTCTTCGTTGATCGCCGGAGGCAAGTGGCGAACGACGACTTTGGTTCGATCCAACTGATTACTACTATTATTCTTCATATTTTTATCTACCGGTATCTAAATTTCAAGCGAGAAAAACCCTAATCAGCTATTTTGAGGAGTTTTGTGAGATTGGGGGATGACAAGAGAGAATCAAAGGAAGGGGTGTTACATCCTAACTCATCGCTAACACAAATCGATTGAAGTTCATAAGCCCTAATTTTGACTGGTACCCGCCATAGAAACACAAAAAGGATATTCTATTTCAAGGAGGGAAAGGTCGAATCGATAAAGGCAATTGAGAGAGagagggttgaaaaagaaaaaaaaaatcggttCTGTTAAACTCGAAACGGTTTACGTTTCATCTAGATCGGTTCTTTTCGGTTTATGTAATTTCGGTTCATATACTCAAGTTTATGATCGATTTTAGAAGTTCatgtgttttattttattttttcgccCGAATAATATTGCTGATGCATGAATTGTTTATTCAAGATCGTTGGAACAACATCCTATGGGATTAGTCCAGTGGTGATGCGGCCCACCTCAAATAGTGAGGTCAGGGTTTTGAGTCGCACTGTCCGCACAAAAgtgattgtaataaaaaaaaaatcgttgGAACAATTAATCCTCAATAATCCATTGTCAAAGTCAACTCTAAGTATTGTTTTCACGCTCATAAGTTGTACATGAAGATGCTTATATCTTTGATTACTCCCTCTCATCTTAAGCAAGACGACAACATTGGGATGCTCCTTCTATGTTGTTGCATATTTTCCATCAAACCTATAGCAAAACATAGAAGGAAAATCATGATCAGTTCGATATGAAGCTTCAACGGTTCTAACTGTTATTTGGGAGATTTCAAAATAAGCTTAAACACTGCTATTATGGAAATCGTAAATTATAAACACTCTAAGAATCAAAATAAGCTTAAACACTTCGATTTATTCTAATAAACAACAAATAATTAATAGATCGATTAGCCTAAAGACTctcggcttattaaaaatgtaagaAGATAACGATGTGTCGATGTCACATGGGGAGAAAATTAGAGGGACTAACAACTTGAAAGAAAATAATAGGGATAGGTCAATAGTGTGTACTTGTTCACATTTGAACGCACCTGCAAATCTTATGGCAAAATAAGGAAGTAAAACTTGTCCAAATGTCATAGAATTTCAGGGTTAGGGATTATTTTGCCGTAAGATTTGCAGGATTCATTTGAATTCCTCGAATGTTCTTTACAACAAAAGGAAATTTGTTTGGTTTCTTACAGTGTtaatatttggtgtttatggaatgCAGAGAAATTGTTAAAAGGGATCGGTTTACTCCTATTGCGAAACTTATTGCAAATGAAGATCATAAAAGGAGGGTTAGGATTATCCATTACTGATAATAGTAAAGGTACTGGCATTGGAACTAATAAAGCTTCTGGTCTTCACAATTCGTAAAGGATTAGAGGTAATCACGAAAAGATGAAGGtacttatatatatgaattataatTCCAGGTGCTTTATTTTCTTCAAAAAGGCGATCGGCCGGTTTAATTCTAATTTATCGAGTTTTCAGGTTGGCTGGACTACATAATCGTACAAAAAGTTCATCCAGCCAGTGGAGCAAATAGGAATAGACCAAGCTATTCCTTCTAGAATACTTGAGCTGTTGGAAGTGGAAAGATTGACAAGGCATAACGTTGCAAGTCATCTCAAGGTTTGTATAGTAATCTTACTTTATTCAATTGCAAAATGTGTAACTTGCCTCCGTACATTATGCAGAAATACAGAATGCATCAGACAATACATTATCGAGGGAAGAAGATAGAAGATGAGCACAACTAAGGGAATGGAGTTATAATTATCAAcataataaatttataaattaaggcattcaAAATCAAAATGTCAATTTCAAGTTGCGAGCCTTCCActagtatgtatatatattcatgcacaattatatttgattaactaatgcAGTGGAGGGTAGCATGTAATTACTAAAAGTCTGTGAATCTTAAAAAATCGCACTTTTGTCCATAATTTATTGTTCAAAAatcataaatatttatttaaaatgaagtatttATTGAAGCAAATACAAGGGTAAGATCGAAAAAAAGAACTCAAATaaatatgaattttataaaacGATACTTGAAGTGGACCGAAGTAAATTTCATTATGCGACACTTAAAGTGGTGGACCGGAGAGagtatttactttattttaacttgcAGGATGGAAGTTATGGTCTGTGTCATGGTGAGAATCACAATAAACACGGCTGCTATCGTAGCGGTACCCTTCCAAAGATTATTAAAGTAGTTCCTCTTTAGGACTGTCCAGCAATAATTCCACCAACCCATCCAACTTCTAGAATAATCATTCAGCTCAtcacaaatgcttttgtaatggaATTTGTCAATCACGACATTTTTTACAAGACTGTCGACCAAGTCCACCACTGCTTGATTGCTACCTAGTGAATTTATTACTACCCCACTTTTAATGAGGATTTCCACGTCGTCCCTGGATTTAATAAGCATCCCCAATAAACGAAAATAGCTGAAAAAGACAGGATTCTGTTTTAAAACACATTTCTCCATGGCTATCAGGTTGCTATATATCCTTTCTGAGTTGTTGTCTACCTTGAATATCGGCACTTCTAACAGTCTTTGTATATTATAATAGCTGACGCTAGTAGACTTCCAGGTTCCAATAATGCGGACTCTTGTGTCGGACAACTTCTTGGCTCCATCAGATAAAGTACCAAAGTATGATCCTCCTTCCGGTAGGTTTGGTAGGGACGGAGAAACATCCCTTACCCAACCAAGGATATGCCACCTAGAAAACTTTTCGAGGGGATAGAAGGAGAAGATTGGAATGAAAAAACAGAAAAATGACGAGAAAAGTTCAGTCAAACTGACCCACTTTTCTTTATTGGCACCAGCAAGTTGATGCAAGTTAGCGAGAACAAGGTAAGGAAGTTGATTCTCAAACAACAACAAGTCCACCCGAATTCTATCCCTCAACAATGGTTCGTGAAGCAGAGAATCATCTGCGTATTCAGGGAGAGTCTTATATCCATACCTAAAAAAGAGCTCAAGTAGGAATAAGGAATCCAACAAAATCATTTCCACATAGTCTAAGTCATGGAGATCAGAGGGTATAGAATAGCAACTTCGAATGCCCAGTTTCATTCTTTGTAAGGAACCGTACAAACAACGCTTTCTGTTTTCCGCTACGCTCTAGGAAACACTTTCCATAATACAACTTATGCTTTACCATGTCAGCAAGTTCTGGTCTTCCATGGTGTATAGGCCCTATAGAAATTAACTGAGGAGAGTACGCGGCTTGGTTTAAGTCACGTTGTTCCTTGTCGACCTTACAGATACACCTAGAGGGCCATTCTATTGCTTCTGAAATTTCAGGAACATCGGTTTCGAAATCCTTGCCCTCCTGCTTCCCCACAACCAAAATAATGATTGCATTAATTCACAGCAACAAATATTCATCGCGGCTTTGCTAGGCTGTTAAAGAAGTTGATTAATTTACTAACTCTAGTTTTAGTTCTTTCACAAAGTTATTGTAATCTACTAAAGCCATCGAGATTAATTAAAGATACCACCATGGATCGGTCGAGTTTATACAAATAGCCCTATACAGTATATGTTACATTTGAATTTTGTATTTTTCGTGAGAATTACTCTTTTCGTATCAAAATACATGTTTCATAAGTACATTCAAATGAATATGTATGTAACACATGCTAAATTAGATGAATTTACAAAACATTATGTATTTTGAGACGGAATTAgtactattaattattaataaaattagacATGGCAAACGTACCAGGAACTTAGTTTCGAAATAGTATTCTTTATTCAATATTGCCCAAGCCAATGATGCAGACGATATGTACATAATTTTTACGAAAATTATCGGAGAAACTGCTTGTTGAATAAAGTGCAATGCATGAGCATTCTTTAGTTTCTCTTCTTTGTGCATTTGCTCGGAAATTTTGGTAGGTTCCAATGTTTTCCCATATTTTATAATCTTCCACAAGCCTTGCGATTTGAAAAATGTCTTCATCTTTATTTGCCAGTGATGATAATCTTTCCCGGCGAAGATCGGAAGTGGAGCGAAACCAAAGCTAGATCTAGAACTTTCCATGCTGATTGCTTTCATTTCATGTAATATTGACAACTTCTGAAAGGAAATCAatgaaatgaaaaagacgaagTGATGCACTCGGTGCCTAAGACCCACGCAACTGATTCGATAATCGAATCCACAACACAAACAAATGGAATATGGAAGAAgaaccttcttttttttttttttttttgagaatgaAGAAGAACCTTCACGATAAAACCCTATAAATGGCTATGCTCAGGATCCTAACAATGATGAAAGGTGGAATAAGAACAACTAATCCTCATTAATCCATTTTCAAGATAATAAGAAATCAATGAAGGATTCTCAAAGAAAAAAAGTCAACGAGCACTTTCTATTTGTCATTAAACTTCCTCCCCTCTGTCCAATACCATCAAAGCTCGAGTATTTAAGCACAATTAAAGAATCATACCAGTAGCAACTACTATCTATTAAATTATGGCTACTTGTTTTGCCTTTATTTAAACAAATCTTGGAAGCAGCTAATAAATTAAGCTGCTGACATTCTTCCTcatctttataaattaaactacttGCAACTGGTGGAAAGTAATTTAACTTTTTAAGAGGTGAAGGTTTTTGATAATATTAATGTATGCTCTTAAGTAACAGTAAAAATTAATAAGATGAAGTATTATGTACATTCTGGAAGTCGCCTACTTGTACGAAATCAAATTAGTACATAGTGATCAGAATTATGGAAAGAGAGATCTAACTCTGAGTATTGTTTCAGGATCATAAGTTGTACATGAAGATGCTTACACCTTTGATGACTCCCTCTCATCTTAGGCAAGACGACAACATTCGGATGCTCCTTATATGTTGTTGCATATTTTCCATCAAACCATAGAAGGAAAATCATGATCAGTTCGATATGAAGCTTCAACGGTTCTAACTGTTATTTGGGAGATTTCAAAATAAGCTTAAACACTGCTATTATGGCAATTGTAAATTACATACTACAAGAATCAAAACATCATGTATGTTGAGACATAGAGTGACTTATAATTGAGCTATAATAACCAGATGATTTTAATTGAAGTTTGAATTACTCTCAAGTTGTAATAAGATAGGAGCTATAACTAGATGTTCCCACCTCTGAATCCTCTTTCTTGTCGCATAATTAGAAGTGTGTGTACATATATGTATAGATCATATAACAACTTATCATGTACCGTAGACTTTATTTTTACATGGCAAGTTGGTATCATCTACCGTAGAGTTATATAGTATATTTTAGGATAAACAAAGTCTTATTAAACAAAGACTTAATATTATATCTACCGTAGACTTATTAAACAAAGACTTAATATTATATGTAACCCTTTTTTTTTATGGTCATATTTTTTATTATATGTTACCCttgatttattataataaacatcaAATAATTAATAGATCGATTAGCCTAAAGACTctcggcttattaaaaatgtaataAGATAACGATGTGTCGATGTCACATGGGGAGAAAATTAGAGGGACTAATAACTTGAAAGAAAATAATAGGGAAGGGTCAATAGTATGTACTTGTTCACATTTGAACACACCTGCAAATCTCATGGCAAAATAAGGAAGTAAAACTTGTCCAAATGTCATAGAATTTTAGGGTTAGGGATTATTTTGCCATAAGATTTGCATGATTCATTTGAATTCCTCGAATGTTCTTTACAACAAAAGGAAATTTGTTTGGTTTCTTATGGTGTtaatatttggtgtttatggaatgCAGAGAAATTGTTAAAAGGGATCGGTTTACTCCTATTGCGAAACTTATTGCAAATGAAAACCATAAAAGGAGGGTTAGGATTATCCATTACTGATAATAGTAAAGGTACCGGCATTGGAACTAATAAAGCTTCTGGTCTTCACAATTCGTAAAGGATT
This sequence is a window from Rutidosis leptorrhynchoides isolate AG116_Rl617_1_P2 unplaced genomic scaffold, CSIRO_AGI_Rlap_v1 contig341, whole genome shotgun sequence. Protein-coding genes within it:
- the LOC139883034 gene encoding regulator of nonsense transcripts UPF3-like, coding for MKNNSSNQLDRTKVVVRHLPPAINEDSLMAQIDAGFAGRYNWAKFRQGKNSQKNQSYSRVYIDFKRPEDVIEFAEFFDGHVFVNEKGTQFKTIVEYAPSQHVPKQWPKKDGREGTIGRDPEYLEFLELLAKPVENLPSAEIQLERREAERAGAAKEAPIITPLMDFVRQKRAAKGVSRGTLANGKLTRRAGGSSGRSSSASSKRGSEKRRNSTTMYVLRDPTKGGKEKSPQILVAKRDSNPMGAVGSEALEDHSSTAGISGITDAGKKKILLLKGKEKEFSHNSSSMSQQQNATVRNTVGSAPKQSQRHESSGKIIRSILLNKDARQSSQSEQAGILDKDKRPPRPHHAQIALKDSNGTPEDRGLGNDSHGFYNEKQEKRTRNKDRPDRGVWTLRRSDGLYASDESLSSSTSQYSQSQPDPSEGSRGDAKLELSSTRSGDVRNPGSGRNSHASLDNGSYKHVGRRGQAHFVKDGDTVNDGKISKRGGASSAHSSHEKQVWVQKSSSGS
- the LOC139883035 gene encoding UPF0481 protein At3g47200-like, translated to MKAISMESSRSSFGFAPLPIFAGKDYHHWQIKMKTFFKSQGLWKIIKYGKTLEPTKISEQMHKEEKLKNAHALHFIQQAVSPIIFVKIMYISSASLAWAILNKEYYFETKFLEGKDFETDVPEISEAIEWPSRCICKVDKEQRDLNQAAYSPQLISIGPIHHGRPELADMVKHKLYYGKCFLERSGKQKALFVRFLTKNETGHSKYGYKTLPEYADDSLLHEPLLRDRIRVDLLLFENQLPYLVLANLHQLAGANKEKWVSLTELFSSFFCFFIPIFSFYPLEKFSRWHILGWVRDVSPSLPNLPEGGSYFGTLSDGAKKLSDTRVRIIGTWKSTSVSYYNIQRLLEVPIFKVDNNSERIYSNLIAMEKCVLKQNPVFFSYFRLLGMLIKSRDDVEILIKSGVVINSLGSNQAVVDLVDSLVKNVVIDKFHYKSICDELNDYSRSWMGWWNYCWTVLKRNYFNNLWKGTATIAAVFIVILTMTQTITSILQVKIK